GTTTAGGTGCTTCGTACCCGAGAAAAGACTCCATATCTACATCAAAGAAGGCTATTGCGCATGTAAAATCATTTTTGTTTTCATTAATATATTTGTTAACTTCTTCCTGACCAATTTTTTCACCATCACCGTCGTAAAGTACAGAATGATTTATACCAAGCTCTGAAAAAAGATTCATATATCGGTGTATATTGAATTTGCCCATGGAATCTAATACATAAATCTGCTTTTTTTGTAACTCTTCCCAAGAATTAGCTATAAGATAATCAAATATTACTTTTTCTGTTGCACCTTCACAAATCAATACATGTTTGGCGAAAAAAGCTGATGCCCTCTCAGTATCTAGCCATAAAGAATACCGAAAACTTTCATCATCAATCTTCTTAAGAATATCCGGAGTTTCTTCACCAAGGTGTTTATCTTTTATAAATTTAATCAGTTTCGAATCACTACTATCATTTACTAATAAATCAGAAAAATACTTATACATGCCTGCATTCGTATTCCATAACTTTTCAAGAACTTCGTTCTTTATTTGATATACTGATGTTCTTCCACTGTTTTTGTTTACTTTTATTATAGATGGCAACTGATTGATATTCTTACTTACAAATGTTGTGGAATGCGTTGTTATCAAAATTTGATTTTCTTTGGAAAGTCTCTTTAAACTGAGATTTAAATATTCCTGTTGTGAAGGGTGTAAAAAAGCCTCTGGCTCTTCGAATAGCAACAATGTAAAATCAGGGTTAAAATCTTTTTTCTTCGGAGTTTTTTTATCGACATATTTACTGCTCAAACGAATGAGAGTATATATAATGTGTCTCTGTAATCCCTGGCCTAAATTATCAATATCGACTTCTGAATCCTGGAGGTTTCTATCAGTCACATAGTGGTTTAAAAGGTTTTTTACAATATCTTCCGGTTTTATTGCATTGATTTTAAAACCAAAATCTATTTCCCAATGAGAAATTTGCTCATTGATATCCTGAACAAGGCTGTTTAGTGAAAATTCGTTTCCTTCAGATTCAACTCTAAATTCTTTATTGAAATCTTCAAGAGCTGTGTTTAATTGCGAGTAGGAAGGGCTATTTGAAACAATTTTTTTGAAAACAAAGTTAGTTATGTCTCTTAATGGAGATGGTCCAGATAGT
This is a stretch of genomic DNA from Desulforegulaceae bacterium. It encodes these proteins:
- a CDS encoding AAA family ATPase — protein: MKIKSVKIHNFRSIKEESFDLDAFSLLVGENNAGKTNVISALRVFYEEGGTKYNDKKDFPKFDTNDKESWIELTFILSDEENELIKEEYKTADKVLKVRRYFKSDDKELIDSKNSNIFAYEKGELSKNQFYGAKNISSAKLGSAIYIPEMSKTSDTLKLSGPSPLRDITNFVFKKIVSNSPSYSQLNTALEDFNKEFRVESEGNEFSLNSLVQDINEQISHWEIDFGFKINAIKPEDIVKNLLNHYVTDRNLQDSEVDIDNLGQGLQRHIIYTLIRLSSKYVDKKTPKKKDFNPDFTLLLFEEPEAFLHPSQQEYLNLSLKRLSKENQILITTHSTTFVSKNINQLPSIIKVNKNSGRTSVYQIKNEVLEKLWNTNAGMYKYFSDLLVNDSSDSKLIKFIKDKHLGEETPDILKKIDDESFRYSLWLDTERASAFFAKHVLICEGATEKVIFDYLIANSWEELQKKQIYVLDSMGKFNIHRYMNLFSELGINHSVLYDGDGEKIGQEEVNKYINENKNDFTCAIAFFDVDMESFLGYEAPKRKDIKPLTALSKLTNDEIPEEKIQDLKDKITNLLQEKD